A part of Deltaproteobacteria bacterium genomic DNA contains:
- a CDS encoding DoxX family membrane protein: MINLLAAIWRSPYTAIVFRLVLGTSFIVAPMYKIVYPGEFAENVAGFQLVPYLGVNFMAVIMPWIELVTGLFLILGIRTRAAASIIGALLIVFTVAIVINLVQGTPINCGCFEAVGEPLDWWLVIRDVGMLIMAIQIILYDRLFIFDRGGFILREKKI, from the coding sequence ATTAACCTGTTGGCTGCCATATGGCGCAGTCCTTATACCGCCATTGTTTTCCGTCTGGTCCTGGGGACTTCGTTTATCGTCGCCCCTATGTATAAAATCGTCTATCCCGGTGAGTTTGCCGAGAATGTGGCTGGCTTTCAGTTGGTTCCCTATCTGGGGGTCAACTTTATGGCGGTGATTATGCCCTGGATTGAGCTGGTTACCGGCTTGTTCCTGATCCTGGGTATTCGCACCCGGGCCGCAGCCTCAATCATCGGTGCCTTATTGATCGTCTTTACAGTGGCCATTGTCATCAACCTGGTTCAGGGCACCCCAATTAACTGCGGCTGCTTCGAGGCCGTGGGCGAACCTCTCGACTGGTGGCTGGTCATCCGGGATGTGGGGATGTTGATCATGGCTATACAGATTATCCTCTATGATCGTCTCTTTATCTTTGACCGGGGCGGCTTTATCTTACGGGAGAAAAAGATATGA